The Parabacteroides sp. AD58 genome includes a window with the following:
- a CDS encoding helix-turn-helix domain-containing protein, whose amino-acid sequence MKESNYEQEKFRKNQEREIFRLVKQDNVSIQEVVQQYGVSRSSIYRIIATFERENPLEAELMKKQGKDVTPEDYKKLLEELSSLKKALAEERLRADFYQEMVAYGEEVYGIKLKKAGTK is encoded by the coding sequence ATGAAAGAAAGCAATTATGAACAAGAGAAGTTTCGGAAGAATCAGGAAAGAGAGATTTTCCGTTTGGTAAAGCAAGACAACGTCTCCATCCAGGAAGTGGTTCAACAATATGGAGTAAGTCGTTCGAGCATTTATCGAATAATAGCTACCTTTGAACGAGAAAATCCTCTAGAAGCAGAACTCATGAAAAAGCAAGGAAAAGACGTGACGCCGGAAGACTACAAGAAGCTCCTCGAAGAGTTGTCGTCACTGAAGAAAGCATTGGCCGAAGAGCGTTTGCGCGCAGATTTCTACCAAGAGATGGTCGCCTATGGCGAGGAAGTGTATGGCATAAAGCTAAAAAAAGCTGGCACCAAGTAG
- a CDS encoding GntR family transcriptional regulator: MIKFIIDYSGGVPIYRQIIDQIRFGIASGQLKLGEQLPTVRALAVELKVNLNTVSKAYKELEIRKILETQQGTGTFINQTEQVISEEEKTNKLKDICQQASMVALQYGFTIEDMIQELKRIEITNK, encoded by the coding sequence ATGATTAAGTTTATAATTGATTATTCCGGAGGCGTACCTATCTATCGCCAGATTATAGACCAAATCAGATTTGGAATTGCTTCCGGACAGCTAAAGCTTGGCGAGCAATTACCTACCGTTCGGGCGTTAGCGGTAGAGTTGAAAGTGAATTTGAACACGGTTTCCAAAGCATACAAGGAATTGGAAATCCGAAAAATCTTGGAGACACAACAAGGCACTGGTACATTTATCAATCAAACCGAACAAGTCATTTCAGAAGAAGAAAAGACCAACAAGCTGAAAGATATCTGCCAGCAAGCCTCTATGGTAGCTTTGCAATATGGCTTCACCATTGAAGACATGATACAGGAATTGAAACGAATAGAAATAACCAATAAATAA
- a CDS encoding L-rhamnose mutarotase — MKRVGSIIGVRPEKLEEYKRLHANVWPGVLEMIKACNIRNYSIYYKDGMLYSYYEYVGDDYEADMKKMAADPTTQEWWKLCNPCQEPVASRKEGEWWAEMEEVFHLD; from the coding sequence ATGAAAAGAGTAGGAAGTATAATTGGTGTCAGACCCGAGAAACTGGAAGAGTACAAACGTCTTCATGCCAATGTCTGGCCTGGTGTGTTGGAAATGATCAAGGCTTGTAATATCCGCAACTATTCCATTTACTATAAAGATGGAATGCTTTACAGTTATTATGAGTATGTAGGCGATGATTACGAAGCGGATATGAAGAAGATGGCGGCCGATCCGACTACACAGGAATGGTGGAAATTGTGTAATCCTTGTCAGGAACCGGTTGCAAGCCGCAAGGAAGGCGAATGGTGGGCCGAAATGGAAGAAGTCTTTCATCTGGATTAA
- a CDS encoding MlaE family ABC transporter permease: MIKALHQVGEYVMLMRKSITIPDRWNMFFKQLIKEIYKLGVDSLWIVVIISVFIGTVIAIQISLNISSPLIPKFTIGYTTREIILLEFSSSIMCLILAGKVGSNIASEIGTMRVTEQIDAMEIMGVNSANFLILPKMVGMMVFIPVLVIFSMFTGILGGIAASYSSGTNMTPAAFEYGLQFYFNQFYIWYSIIKSVVYAFIISSIAAYFGYNVKGGALEVGKASTNAVVMSSIMILLADVILTNLMLT; encoded by the coding sequence ATGATAAAAGCATTACATCAAGTGGGAGAATATGTTATGCTGATGCGCAAAAGCATCACCATCCCTGACCGTTGGAACATGTTCTTCAAACAGCTCATTAAAGAGATTTACAAATTAGGCGTTGATTCGCTTTGGATTGTGGTAATCATCTCCGTATTTATCGGAACGGTAATTGCCATTCAGATCTCCTTAAACATCAGCTCACCGTTGATTCCGAAGTTTACCATTGGTTATACCACCCGTGAGATTATCTTGTTGGAATTCTCCTCATCCATCATGTGTCTGATCCTAGCTGGTAAAGTAGGCAGTAACATTGCCTCCGAGATCGGAACCATGCGTGTGACCGAACAGATTGATGCCATGGAAATCATGGGTGTTAATTCGGCCAACTTCCTCATCCTCCCGAAGATGGTCGGCATGATGGTATTTATTCCGGTACTGGTAATCTTCAGTATGTTCACCGGTATATTGGGCGGTATTGCAGCCAGTTATTCTTCAGGAACGAACATGACTCCGGCTGCTTTCGAATATGGTTTGCAATTCTATTTCAACCAGTTCTATATCTGGTATTCTATTATCAAATCGGTGGTTTATGCCTTTATCATTTCTTCCATAGCCGCCTACTTTGGATATAATGTGAAAGGAGGAGCACTTGAAGTTGGTAAAGCCAGTACCAATGCCGTCGTGATGAGTAGCATCATGATTCTGCTGGCCGACGTAATATTAACGAACTTAATGTTGACTTGA
- a CDS encoding anaerobic ribonucleoside triphosphate reductase, whose product MIQTVVKRDGRIVGFNEEKIATAIRKAMLHTSMGEDMQLIRQITDRISFKGAPQMTVEDIQDAVELELMNSSRKDVAQKYIAYRNQRSIARKAKTRDMFLEIINIKSNDVTRENANMNADTPAGMMMKFASETTKPFVDDYLLSEEARTAVENNYLHIHDKDYYPTKSLTCVQHPLDRILRDGFSAGHGESRPAKRIETASILGCISLETAQNEMHGGQAIPAFDFYLAPYVRYSLIEEIKVLEQLTGNDYSHLYQAQLDDYLDKPLEGLTGDERILQHAVNRTVSRVHQSMEAFIHNMNTIHSRGGNQVVFSSINYGTDTSAEGRCIIRELLKSTYRGVGNGETAIFPIQIWKKKRGVSYLPDDRNYDLYKLACKVTARRFFPNFLNLDATFNQSDEWKADDPKRYLHEVATMGCRTRVFENRFGPKTSIGRGNLSFSTINIVRLAIECMSIENQDERIAMFFSKLDHMLEVTARQLHERMEFQKTAFAKQFPLLMSALWLGSEKLNPNDTIASVINQGTLGIGFIGLAECLVALTGKHHGEDAFAQELGLKIVTYMRDRANQFSEQYQHNYSVLATPAEGLSGKFTAKDRKQFGVLPGITDRDYYTNSNHVPVYYKCSARHKAEIEAPYHDLTRGGHIFYVEMDGDATHNPEVIMQVVDMMDKYNIGYGSVNHNRNRCLDCGYENSAEELEVCPKCGSKHLDKLQRITGYLVGTTDRWNKAKLAELKDRVTHTDKRD is encoded by the coding sequence ATGATTCAGACAGTAGTCAAACGAGACGGACGTATCGTTGGTTTCAACGAGGAAAAGATAGCTACGGCTATCCGAAAAGCTATGTTGCATACATCGATGGGCGAAGATATGCAACTGATCCGCCAGATAACGGACCGCATTTCTTTTAAAGGTGCGCCTCAAATGACGGTGGAAGATATACAGGATGCGGTAGAATTGGAGCTTATGAACAGCAGCCGCAAAGATGTAGCCCAGAAATATATCGCTTACCGGAATCAGCGAAGCATTGCCCGGAAAGCCAAAACCCGGGATATGTTCTTGGAGATCATCAATATCAAGTCGAATGATGTTACCCGCGAGAATGCCAATATGAATGCGGATACGCCGGCCGGTATGATGATGAAGTTCGCCAGCGAAACGACCAAGCCGTTTGTGGATGATTATTTGCTGAGCGAAGAAGCGAGAACGGCTGTCGAAAATAATTATCTGCATATTCATGATAAGGATTATTATCCGACAAAGAGCCTGACTTGTGTGCAGCATCCGTTGGATCGGATTCTGAGAGACGGTTTTTCGGCAGGACATGGTGAATCCCGCCCGGCGAAACGTATCGAGACTGCCAGTATTTTGGGCTGTATTTCGTTGGAGACGGCTCAGAATGAAATGCATGGCGGACAGGCTATTCCGGCGTTCGACTTCTACTTGGCTCCGTATGTCCGTTATAGTTTGATTGAGGAAATCAAGGTGTTGGAACAGCTGACGGGGAATGATTACTCGCATTTGTATCAGGCTCAGCTGGATGATTACCTGGATAAGCCTCTGGAGGGTCTGACTGGTGATGAACGAATCTTGCAACATGCCGTGAACCGGACGGTCAGTCGCGTACATCAGTCCATGGAAGCCTTTATCCATAATATGAATACCATCCATTCGAGAGGCGGTAATCAGGTGGTGTTCAGCTCGATCAATTACGGAACAGACACATCGGCCGAAGGTCGTTGTATTATTCGGGAATTGCTGAAAAGTACGTACCGCGGTGTCGGAAACGGAGAAACGGCGATTTTCCCGATCCAGATCTGGAAGAAGAAACGTGGTGTCAGTTATTTGCCGGATGACCGGAATTACGATTTATATAAGTTGGCTTGTAAAGTGACCGCCCGTCGTTTCTTTCCGAATTTCCTGAATCTGGATGCTACGTTTAATCAGAGCGATGAGTGGAAAGCCGATGATCCGAAGCGTTATTTGCATGAGGTAGCAACGATGGGTTGCCGTACGCGTGTCTTTGAAAATCGTTTTGGTCCGAAGACATCTATCGGACGTGGTAATCTGTCTTTCTCGACTATTAATATCGTTCGTCTGGCAATTGAATGCATGTCTATTGAAAATCAGGACGAACGTATCGCCATGTTCTTCTCTAAACTGGACCACATGCTGGAAGTAACGGCCCGACAGTTGCACGAGCGGATGGAATTCCAGAAGACGGCTTTTGCCAAACAGTTCCCGTTGCTGATGTCGGCCTTATGGTTAGGTAGTGAGAAATTGAATCCGAACGATACGATCGCTTCTGTCATCAACCAGGGAACATTGGGTATCGGGTTCATTGGCTTGGCTGAATGTCTGGTGGCACTGACTGGCAAACATCATGGCGAAGATGCCTTTGCGCAAGAATTAGGACTGAAGATTGTCACTTATATGCGTGACCGTGCCAATCAGTTCTCCGAACAGTATCAGCATAACTACAGTGTATTGGCTACTCCGGCGGAAGGACTTTCCGGTAAGTTTACGGCAAAAGACCGCAAACAGTTCGGTGTGTTGCCCGGAATTACCGATCGCGATTATTATACCAACTCCAACCATGTCCCGGTATATTACAAATGCAGTGCCCGTCATAAAGCAGAGATAGAAGCTCCGTATCATGATCTGACCCGCGGTGGACATATTTTCTATGTAGAAATGGATGGAGACGCAACTCATAATCCGGAAGTGATCATGCAGGTAGTGGATATGATGGATAAATATAATATCGGTTACGGCTCTGTAAACCACAATCGGAACCGTTGCCTGGATTGCGGATATGAGAATTCGGCGGAAGAACTGGAAGTATGCCCGAAGTGTGGTAGTAAACACCTGGACAAGCTGCAGCGTATTACCGGTTATCTGGTGGGAACAACAGACCGCTGGAATAAAGCCAAACTGGCTGAACTGAAAGATCGTGTCACCCATACAGACAAAAGAGACTAA
- a CDS encoding slipin family protein: protein METTNLMHKGWINPISITVFLILLVISIALYGLDIFGELILFLCILGSALLASSIHIADQWDRAVVLRMGKYQGLKGPGPFMIIPIIDTVSTYIDQRVRVSAFKAEQTLTKDTVPVNVDAVVYWTVWDVEKAALEVQQYQTAIEHIAQTGLRDTIGKHELSELLQERDKIAEDLQQVLDRNTNPWGITCQTVGIKDIAIPKDLAEAMSKEAQAERERRARVILGTAETEIAEKFAQASRKYTDNPVALHLRGMNMLFEGLKEKGSMVIVPSSALDTMNLGAMGGLVSLAKNNETPQKASATVVQES, encoded by the coding sequence ATGGAAACGACTAATTTAATGCACAAAGGATGGATCAATCCTATTTCAATCACTGTATTCTTGATATTGCTGGTAATATCAATCGCCTTATACGGCTTGGACATCTTTGGTGAACTCATCTTGTTCTTATGTATTTTAGGATCTGCTTTACTCGCGTCGTCTATTCATATTGCAGACCAATGGGATCGGGCAGTTGTGCTTCGCATGGGAAAATACCAAGGATTGAAAGGTCCTGGTCCTTTTATGATTATTCCGATTATCGATACCGTATCTACTTATATTGACCAGCGCGTCCGGGTAAGTGCCTTCAAAGCCGAACAGACATTGACAAAAGATACCGTCCCGGTCAATGTAGATGCTGTTGTGTATTGGACGGTCTGGGATGTAGAAAAGGCGGCTTTAGAAGTCCAACAGTATCAAACAGCCATCGAACACATTGCCCAAACCGGATTGAGAGACACGATCGGTAAACATGAATTGTCGGAATTGTTACAAGAACGCGATAAAATAGCAGAAGACTTACAACAGGTATTAGACCGGAATACCAATCCTTGGGGTATTACTTGTCAGACCGTCGGAATCAAAGATATTGCCATTCCAAAGGACTTAGCCGAAGCTATGAGTAAGGAGGCTCAGGCAGAACGGGAACGTAGAGCCCGTGTCATCTTGGGAACTGCCGAGACAGAGATTGCTGAAAAGTTTGCACAAGCCAGCCGGAAATATACCGACAATCCGGTTGCCCTCCATCTAAGAGGTATGAATATGTTGTTTGAAGGGCTCAAAGAGAAAGGTTCGATGGTGATTGTTCCAAGCTCTGCCCTCGATACCATGAATTTAGGAGCCATGGGTGGCCTAGTCTCTCTCGCTAAAAACAATGAAACTCCACAAAAAGCATCAGCTACAGTGGTTCAAGAAAGTTAG
- the nrdG gene encoding anaerobic ribonucleoside-triphosphate reductase activating protein, with amino-acid sequence MISVLDILEDTTVDGPGFRTTIYCAGCPNHCPGCHNPESWNQGNGQAMETEEILERVLADEFANVTFSGGDPMYQAKGFTELAQAIKAKSDKNIWCYTGYLFENLVKMPDQKALLEQIDVLVDGPFIESQKDEDLLFRGSANQRLIDVQASLQAGEVVLFPYDPFEL; translated from the coding sequence ATGATTTCGGTATTAGATATATTGGAAGATACGACAGTAGATGGTCCGGGTTTCCGGACTACTATTTATTGTGCCGGTTGTCCGAACCATTGTCCGGGTTGTCATAATCCGGAGTCGTGGAATCAAGGAAACGGACAAGCCATGGAAACCGAAGAAATCCTGGAACGCGTACTGGCTGATGAGTTCGCCAATGTTACTTTCAGTGGCGGAGATCCGATGTATCAGGCAAAAGGTTTTACTGAACTGGCTCAGGCTATCAAGGCAAAGAGCGATAAGAATATCTGGTGTTACACCGGTTATCTGTTTGAAAACCTCGTGAAGATGCCGGATCAGAAAGCCTTGCTCGAACAGATTGACGTGCTGGTAGACGGTCCGTTTATCGAATCCCAGAAAGATGAGGATTTGTTGTTCCGGGGAAGTGCCAACCAGCGACTGATCGATGTGCAGGCTTCTTTGCAAGCCGGCGAAGTTGTCCTCTTCCCGTATGATCCGTTTGAATTATAG
- a CDS encoding CPBP family intramembrane glutamic endopeptidase, protein MKALFTTQRTSMQLFILILLIAIGSLLSSLFGLGLFQLIYGTTTGMEQHPDMMRLFQFITAVGTFLLPALITAWLCSDQPKNYLGINGIPDGRLVILVIAGMILLNPIISLTSMLNESMQLPAWAAPVENWMRQQEDLAQHFTNLLIDGEGISPLFTNLIVIALTAAVCEEFLFRGTLQQIIGRWTSNPHAIVWICAILFSAFHLQFYGFIPRMILGAYFGYLIIWTRNIWLPVLAHFFNNAVSVIAMSDSEWKESEWVSGKISDAHLWPYIGLAVLALIGFAFIIRYIRELSIHA, encoded by the coding sequence ATGAAAGCTCTATTTACAACCCAACGCACAAGCATGCAACTCTTTATATTGATTCTGCTGATCGCCATCGGCAGCCTGTTATCATCCCTATTCGGATTAGGCCTGTTCCAATTGATATACGGAACGACTACCGGCATGGAGCAGCATCCCGACATGATGCGCCTGTTCCAATTCATCACGGCTGTCGGAACCTTCCTGCTGCCTGCCCTGATTACAGCCTGGTTGTGCAGTGACCAGCCGAAAAACTATTTAGGAATAAACGGCATACCCGACGGACGGCTGGTCATACTTGTTATTGCCGGCATGATCCTTCTCAATCCGATTATCAGTCTGACGTCAATGCTTAATGAAAGCATGCAGCTGCCAGCTTGGGCAGCTCCCGTCGAAAACTGGATGCGGCAACAGGAAGATCTGGCCCAGCATTTCACCAACCTGTTAATCGATGGAGAAGGGATTTCTCCTCTGTTCACCAATCTGATTGTCATCGCCTTGACGGCAGCAGTCTGCGAAGAATTCCTCTTCCGCGGCACCTTACAGCAGATTATAGGGCGCTGGACAAGCAATCCGCACGCCATTGTCTGGATTTGCGCCATTCTTTTCAGTGCTTTCCACCTGCAGTTCTACGGATTCATCCCACGTATGATCTTAGGAGCTTACTTTGGTTATCTGATCATCTGGACCCGGAATATATGGCTGCCGGTTCTGGCGCATTTCTTCAACAATGCCGTCAGTGTTATCGCCATGTCAGACAGTGAATGGAAAGAGAGTGAATGGGTAAGCGGCAAGATTTCGGATGCTCACTTGTGGCCCTACATAGGCCTGGCGGTTTTAGCATTGATCGGCTTTGCTTTCATCATCCGGTATATCCGGGAACTCAGCATCCATGCCTGA
- a CDS encoding IS3 family transposase codes for MHERDRERYKVVPLCRLLGVSKQAYYKHEDKVLQRLMEESFVVEFIKEIRGKDPGIGGNKLWQMYQSRFGSHSVGYNRFYDIIERYGLKVRKRKRRVKTTDSDHEYPVYPNLIKTYIPDRPCQLIVSDITYIPYWTKPETGEYDFCYLSLVTDYYTKEIIGYSVGDTLEARYPLDALNMALAYYKGKDLNGLIHHSDRGVQYACYSYISRLKEHHIKISMTESGNPKDNAVAERVNNTIKNELLLGQSFYGVSEVKSAIRIAVDFYNNERPHLSLDGITPAEASAMRGTIKKRWKSYRELAIQGEMSNAFVSANQVETNSLEASRLQP; via the coding sequence CTGCATGAAAGGGACAGGGAACGGTATAAGGTCGTTCCCCTGTGCCGTCTGCTTGGTGTGAGTAAACAAGCCTACTATAAGCATGAGGACAAGGTACTGCAACGTCTGATGGAAGAATCTTTCGTTGTGGAGTTTATCAAGGAAATCCGAGGGAAAGATCCGGGCATAGGAGGGAACAAGCTTTGGCAGATGTACCAGAGCCGGTTTGGTTCCCATAGCGTGGGTTATAACCGTTTCTATGACATCATCGAACGTTATGGCCTGAAAGTCCGTAAACGGAAAAGACGCGTCAAGACAACCGATTCCGACCATGAGTATCCAGTCTATCCGAATCTGATTAAGACATACATTCCGGATCGTCCCTGCCAGCTGATAGTCAGCGATATCACCTATATACCTTACTGGACAAAGCCGGAAACGGGCGAGTACGATTTCTGCTATCTTTCTTTAGTAACGGATTACTACACAAAGGAAATCATCGGTTACAGTGTGGGCGACACGCTGGAAGCCCGTTATCCTTTGGACGCATTGAACATGGCCTTGGCCTATTATAAGGGCAAGGATCTTAATGGATTGATCCATCACTCGGACCGTGGTGTCCAATATGCCTGTTACAGTTATATCTCCCGGTTGAAGGAACATCATATAAAGATAAGCATGACCGAAAGCGGCAATCCCAAAGATAATGCCGTGGCGGAACGAGTCAACAATACAATTAAGAATGAACTCCTTTTGGGGCAATCCTTTTACGGCGTATCGGAAGTTAAATCAGCTATAAGGATAGCGGTCGATTTCTATAACAATGAGCGTCCTCATTTGAGTCTGGACGGTATAACTCCTGCTGAAGCCTCCGCAATGAGGGGAACAATAAAGAAACGCTGGAAGAGTTATCGGGAATTAGCCATCCAAGGAGAAATGTCTAATGCCTTCGTTTCTGCCAACCAGGTGGAGACAAACTCTTTGGAGGCTTCGCGCCTCCAGCCGTAA
- a CDS encoding Rpn family recombination-promoting nuclease/putative transposase, whose product MRKSVFINPFVDRGFKILFGQESSKELLIELINDLLEGEHHVEDLSYMDKEDPGETTDGRGTVFDLLCKDQDGTTFIVELQNARQTYFYERALYYLCRMIASQGKKGESWEFELVPVYGIFLLNFRSGKTDKVRTDLVIADRETGEQKSRNFREIFIEFPLFNKTESECKTPLDYWLYNLKHMEQLEHLSFKGQKALFARLEELARIANMNKKERAEYEAALKIYRDNENVVTTARREGKEEGIAIGEERGVLKTARQMKQKGIDLGLIQECTGLSDEEIQNL is encoded by the coding sequence ATGAGAAAAAGCGTATTTATCAATCCGTTTGTGGATCGGGGTTTTAAGATTCTTTTCGGACAGGAATCAAGCAAGGAATTATTAATCGAGTTAATCAATGATTTGTTGGAAGGCGAGCACCATGTAGAAGACCTTTCTTATATGGATAAGGAAGATCCGGGTGAGACAACAGACGGTCGGGGTACCGTTTTTGACTTATTATGTAAGGATCAGGACGGGACAACTTTTATCGTTGAGCTGCAAAATGCCCGGCAAACTTATTTTTATGAACGGGCATTGTATTATCTTTGCCGTATGATCGCCTCACAAGGTAAGAAAGGTGAATCTTGGGAGTTTGAACTCGTACCGGTTTATGGAATCTTCCTGCTGAATTTCCGGTCAGGTAAAACGGATAAAGTCCGAACTGATCTGGTGATAGCCGACCGTGAAACGGGCGAACAGAAGAGTCGGAATTTCCGGGAAATCTTCATCGAATTTCCATTATTCAACAAAACGGAATCGGAATGTAAGACCCCGTTGGATTACTGGTTATATAATTTAAAACATATGGAACAGTTGGAACATTTATCATTCAAAGGTCAGAAAGCCTTGTTTGCCCGCTTGGAAGAGTTGGCACGTATCGCCAATATGAACAAGAAGGAACGGGCAGAATACGAGGCTGCCCTGAAAATATACCGGGATAATGAGAATGTTGTTACGACGGCAAGAAGAGAAGGAAAAGAAGAAGGAATAGCAATTGGTGAAGAGAGAGGTGTACTTAAAACCGCCCGTCAAATGAAGCAAAAAGGAATTGATTTGGGCTTAATTCAGGAATGTACGGGTTTATCTGACGAGGAAATACAGAATTTATAA
- the lptB gene encoding LPS export ABC transporter ATP-binding protein codes for MAENQQMVLRTEDLVKKYRARTVVNHVSINVKQGEIVGLLGPNGAGKTTTFYMTVGLVTPNEGKIFLNDMEITKFPVYMRARNGIGYLAQEASIFRKMTVEDNIRSVLEMTDTTKEYQQEKLESLISEFGLQKVRKNLGDRLSGGERRRAEIARCLAINPKFIMLDEPFAGVDPIAVQDIQTIVARLRHKNIGILITDHNVYETLSICDRAYLLFEGKVLFQGTAEQLAENEIVREKYLGRDFVLRKKDL; via the coding sequence ATGGCTGAAAATCAACAAATGGTGCTTCGTACGGAAGACCTGGTCAAGAAGTATCGGGCTCGTACAGTGGTAAATCATGTTTCGATTAATGTAAAACAAGGTGAGATCGTCGGCCTGTTAGGCCCGAATGGTGCCGGCAAGACAACTACATTCTATATGACGGTGGGACTGGTAACTCCCAACGAAGGGAAAATCTTTCTGAATGATATGGAAATAACCAAGTTTCCGGTTTATATGCGTGCCCGCAACGGAATTGGTTATCTGGCTCAGGAGGCTTCTATCTTCCGGAAAATGACGGTAGAAGACAATATCCGTTCGGTATTGGAGATGACGGATACGACCAAGGAATATCAGCAGGAGAAACTGGAGAGCCTGATTTCGGAATTCGGTTTGCAGAAGGTCCGGAAGAATTTGGGCGACCGCCTCTCGGGTGGTGAGCGCCGTCGTGCGGAGATTGCCCGTTGTCTGGCGATTAATCCGAAGTTTATCATGCTCGACGAGCCTTTTGCCGGTGTCGACCCGATTGCGGTGCAGGATATTCAAACGATCGTGGCGCGCTTGCGTCATAAGAACATCGGCATTTTGATAACCGACCATAATGTGTATGAAACATTGAGTATCTGCGACCGTGCTTATCTGTTGTTCGAAGGCAAGGTCCTGTTCCAGGGAACTGCCGAACAGCTGGCTGAAAATGAGATCGTAAGGGAAAAATATTTAGGTAGAGATTTCGTCCTCCGCAAGAAGGATTTATAA
- a CDS encoding ABC transporter ATP-binding protein translates to MIEVKNITKSFEGRPVLKNISTVFEDGKTNLIIGRSGSGKTVMIKNIIGLMRPDSGQILYDGRDLTLMNKEDLKILRKEMGMLFQGSALFDSMTVLENVMFPLDMFSKASTKERQMRAEFCLDRVNLSEAGHLYPSEISGGMMKRAAIARAIALNPKYLFCDEPNSGLDPKTSLVIDDLIHDITIEFNMTTVINTHDMNSVMNIGDNIVFIKEGVKEWQGTKEDIITSDNQALNDFIFASDLFRKVKKMEVEELKEGHKL, encoded by the coding sequence ATGATTGAAGTAAAGAACATTACCAAATCATTTGAAGGCCGTCCGGTATTGAAAAATATCAGTACCGTATTTGAAGACGGAAAAACCAACCTGATCATCGGACGAAGCGGATCAGGAAAAACTGTAATGATCAAGAACATCATCGGATTGATGCGTCCGGACAGCGGACAAATCCTGTATGACGGTCGTGACCTTACGTTGATGAATAAAGAAGACCTGAAGATTCTCCGGAAAGAAATGGGAATGCTTTTCCAGGGCTCGGCGTTGTTTGACAGCATGACGGTGCTCGAGAACGTCATGTTCCCCTTGGATATGTTCTCGAAAGCCAGTACCAAAGAAAGACAAATGCGCGCTGAATTCTGTCTGGACCGTGTAAACCTGTCGGAAGCCGGCCATCTTTATCCGTCGGAAATCAGTGGAGGTATGATGAAACGAGCCGCTATTGCCCGTGCCATCGCCTTAAACCCGAAGTATCTGTTCTGCGACGAACCCAATTCCGGACTCGACCCTAAAACATCTTTGGTGATCGACGATCTGATTCACGACATAACTATTGAGTTCAACATGACAACCGTTATCAATACACACGATATGAACTCCGTTATGAATATCGGAGACAATATCGTATTCATCAAAGAAGGTGTCAAAGAATGGCAGGGAACAAAAGAAGACATCATTACGTCAGACAATCAGGCATTAAATGACTTTATCTTCGCATCCGATCTTTTCCGCAAGGTAAAGAAAATGGAAGTAGAAGAGCTGAAAGAAGGACATAAATTGTAA